The genomic window AAACCAGTGCTAGAAGCGATGCATCGCAAATATGGTGTTCGGCTTGTGCTTGTAGGCGCGCATCCTGAGTTAGCTTTTCAGTTTGGCGAATTGCCGGTAGTGATCTTGCCCTGGTCTGAAGAGAGTGAAGCGCATTCAATAGAAAGTTTTGATATCGGTATTATGCCGCTGCATGATGGCCCATGGGAGCGCGGTAAGTGCGGCTACAAGCTGATTCAGTATATGGCGGCTGGTAAACCAGTGGTCGCTTCCCCGGTGGGCGTCAATGTTGAGATAGTTCAGCACTGGCAGTGTGGCGAGCTGGCCGAAAGTTCAGCACAGTGGAGTGATGCGCTTAGCCGCTTACTGGTGGACTCTTCATTACGCCAATCGCTAGGAAAACGGGGCCGACAAGCTGTAGAGCAGCATTATTCATTGCAGGCGCAAGCACCCCTGTTAGCCAACATTCTTTTAAACGCAGGAAGGAAAGGCTGACGATGTGTGGCATTACAGGTTTTTGGGGTCACTCTGCGCCGCAGGAGAATATTGCACGCCATATGGCCTCGCAGATTATTCATCGTGGCCCTGATGACGTTGGTACCTGGTGCGAAGAGCAAGTAGGGCTAAATCTTGCCCACCGGCGCCTCTCCATCCTCGATCTCTCCCCAGCGGGCCATCAGCCCATGCACTCGGCGTGTGGGCGCTATGTGATGGCGTTTAACGGCGAAATTTATAACCATCTGGATATTAGGCGTGAGCTGCAGGAAGTAGAGGGTGAACAAGTTCAGTGGCGGGGTCATTCGGATACCGAGACCCTGCTTCAGGCGGTGGCACACTGGGGCATTGAAGAAACACTAAAGCGCTGTGTGGGCATGCTGGCCATTGCACTGTGGGATCGTAAAACGCACACGCTGACGCTGGCACGTGACCGCTTTGGCGAGAAGCCGCTTTACTATGGCTTTGCCCAAGGTGTCGGTAATGATGATGGCGATATTACTGGGCGTGGCCCCTTGCTGTTTGGTTCAGAGCTTAAGGCCTTAATGGCTCACCCAGAGTGGCAGGGAACTTTAGCTACTGAAGCGTTGGAGGGTTATCTGCGCTTTGGCTGCGTGGGGGGCGGGGCGTGTATCTTTCAGGGCGTGGCCAAGTTGCCGCCGGGGTCTCTGCTGACCATCACTCATGCTAATGTTCAAGCGGGTCGGTTGCCAGCGCCTGTGCAGTGGTGGTCAGCAGAGCAGGCGGCGCGGGCTGCCATGGCAGAACCGCCATTGGCCTCACCAGAAGCAGCTATTGATGCGGTAGAGAAGGCATTGGGCAACGCTGTGCGAAGCCGCATGCTGTCTGATGTGCCTTTGGGGGCTTTTCTCTCCGGCGGTATTGATAGCTCGCTGATTGTGGCCCTGATGCAGCGCCAGTCTGAGCACCCGGTGCGCACCTTCTCGGTAGGTTTTGATGATGCCCGCTATGATGAATCCCGGCATGCAGAAGCCATTGCCAGCCACCTTGGCACACAGCACCTGACGCTGAATGCCACCTCAACTATGGCGCTGGATCTTGTGCCAAGCCTGCCAGAACTCTACGACGAGCCCTTTGCCGATTCCTCCCAGCTGCCTACTGCTCTGGTGTCACGCTTGACCCGTGAGCACGTGACAGTTGCTCTCTCCGGCGATGCGGGTGATGAGCTGTTCGGCGGTTATAACCGCCATTTATGGGTACCGCGCATTTGGCACAATCTCAAACGTTTGCCGTTACCGGCGCGGCGTGCTCTGGCGATGACGCTTAAGGCAATCCCTTCCCACCGTTATGATGCGTTGATGCGCATGGGGGGTAGGGTGATGCCCAAGCGGTTTCAGATGCGCACCTTTGGTGAGAAACTGCATAAGCTTGCTGCCGTGCTGGAAAGTTCTAGCGAGCGGGCGCTATTTGCTGGCGTGGCCTCAATGAACCGCCAGCCCGCTGCGCTGATGAACAATGCTGGCCAGAATGCGCAGCCGGAAGCTCTTTTCCCGGCACTGGCTCACTTCAATAGCGTGGAGTGGATGCTGCTGATGGATACCCTTCACTATATGGTCGACGACGTGCTGGTCAAGGTGGATCGCGCCAGCATGGCCTCTAGCCTGGAAGTACGCGTGCCTTTCCTGGACCCAGAAGTGTTTCATACTGCCTGGCGCATCTCCGCTGAAACCAAGCTCAAGGATGGCCAGGGCAAGTGGGTATTGAGCCAGCTACTCTACCGCCATGTGCCCCGCGAACTGATAGAGCGCCCCAAGATGGGCTTTGCCGTGCCCCTGGATGACTGGCTGCGCGGCCCGCTGCGTGAGTGGGCGGAAAGCCTGCTTACCCCCGCCAGCTTGCAGGCGTTACCCATGCTGAATGCCTATAAAGTGCGCAGGCTTTGGCAGGCGCATCTTAAAGGCCAGGGCCACCATGCCCAGCAACTTTGGGCGGTGTTGCAGCTGCTGGCGTGGCAGCGGCGCTGGCGTCCAAGCCTGCCATAGGTTTTCTATTTAAAGTGCTGCCCCTGCAGCCTTTGTTTTGTAAGTGAGCGTTATGCTGCCTTATTGGTTGTTTTTTTTAATACCCGCCGTTGGTGTGCTTTCCAGACAACGTTTGAACGCCCGCTCTCAGCCTGTGATGTGGTGGCTGGTGGGTAGTTTGTTTACCTTGGTGATAGGTCTGCGCTTTCAGGTCGGCGCCGATTGGTTTTCTTATCTTGCTTATGTAGATCGCGCCGCTGCTATGTCTCTGTTGGAAGTGGTTACAAACGGCGACCCCGGTTATTACCTGCTTAATTGGCTAGCAGTAAAGTTAGGCGGCAATATCTACTGGGTTAATTTGGTCTCTGGCGCAATTTTAATGGCGGGGATTGTTGCCTTTGCGCGCCGTCAGCCCTTGCCCTGGCTGGCGCTGCTGGTGGCTGTGCCTTACCTGATTATTGTGGTGGGTATGGGGTACACCCGTCAGGCTGTCGCCTTGGGGTTTGTGTTGTTAGGCCTGGTGGCGCTGGGCGATGGCCGTGTTCGTACTTTTGTGTTTTGGGTGCTGATTGGGGCGGCGTTTCATAAGTCAGCGGTGCTGATGTTACCGGTGGCAGGCTTGGCGGCTAGCCAGAGCCGCTTTATATCCCTGGCTTGGGGGGCAGCTGCTTCCTTAGTTGGTGGCTATCT from Halomonas sp. CH40 includes these protein-coding regions:
- the asnB gene encoding asparagine synthase (glutamine-hydrolyzing), coding for MCGITGFWGHSAPQENIARHMASQIIHRGPDDVGTWCEEQVGLNLAHRRLSILDLSPAGHQPMHSACGRYVMAFNGEIYNHLDIRRELQEVEGEQVQWRGHSDTETLLQAVAHWGIEETLKRCVGMLAIALWDRKTHTLTLARDRFGEKPLYYGFAQGVGNDDGDITGRGPLLFGSELKALMAHPEWQGTLATEALEGYLRFGCVGGGACIFQGVAKLPPGSLLTITHANVQAGRLPAPVQWWSAEQAARAAMAEPPLASPEAAIDAVEKALGNAVRSRMLSDVPLGAFLSGGIDSSLIVALMQRQSEHPVRTFSVGFDDARYDESRHAEAIASHLGTQHLTLNATSTMALDLVPSLPELYDEPFADSSQLPTALVSRLTREHVTVALSGDAGDELFGGYNRHLWVPRIWHNLKRLPLPARRALAMTLKAIPSHRYDALMRMGGRVMPKRFQMRTFGEKLHKLAAVLESSSERALFAGVASMNRQPAALMNNAGQNAQPEALFPALAHFNSVEWMLLMDTLHYMVDDVLVKVDRASMASSLEVRVPFLDPEVFHTAWRISAETKLKDGQGKWVLSQLLYRHVPRELIERPKMGFAVPLDDWLRGPLREWAESLLTPASLQALPMLNAYKVRRLWQAHLKGQGHHAQQLWAVLQLLAWQRRWRPSLP
- a CDS encoding EpsG family protein; translated protein: MGSLFTLVIGLRFQVGADWFSYLAYVDRAAAMSLLEVVTNGDPGYYLLNWLAVKLGGNIYWVNLVSGAILMAGIVAFARRQPLPWLALLVAVPYLIIVVGMGYTRQAVALGFVLLGLVALGDGRVRTFVFWVLIGAAFHKSAVLMLPVAGLAASQSRFISLAWGAAASLVGGYLFLFDSVDQLWANYVEADYQSQGGLIRVLMNAVPAIMFLLFNRRMRLNRSEQRLWWWMSVFAIACIPLVVLSSTATDRVALYLIPLQLFVFSHLHLIVSGGTSRGFIVLGVVAYYTLVQAVWLFFAAHAYAWLPYRVVGL